The following are encoded together in the Brassica napus cultivar Da-Ae chromosome A9, Da-Ae, whole genome shotgun sequence genome:
- the LOC106359885 gene encoding protein indeterminate-domain 5, chloroplastic — MAASSSSAASFFGVQQDDQSHILPPNSSATAPPLLTHHQPPQSQQPLDAPPQKKKRNQPRTPNSDAEVIALSPKTLMATNRFICEVCNKGFQREQNLQLHRRGHNLPWKLKQKSTKEVKRKVYLCPEPTCVHHDPSRALGDLTGIKKHYYRKHGEKKWKCEKCSKRYAVQSDWKAHSKTCGTKEYRCDCGTLFSRRDSFITHRAFCDALAQESARHPTSLTSLPSHHFPYGQNTNNSNNTSSMILGLSHMGPSQNLDHQSGDRLRLGSSGGGSAGAASRSSSDLIAANASGYFMQEQNPSFHDQQDHHHQGFLAASNNIKPSPMNFQQSLMQFSHDNHNCPSSNVFNLSFLSGRNGVASATSNPNAAAVSSGNLMISNNFDGENAVRGGGGEGEGSTGLFPNNLMTSADRISTGAVPSLFSSSMQNPNSTTHMSATALLQKAAQIGSSSSNNNNSNNASSILRSFGSGMYGESESSLNDLMNSFSNPGATGNNVNRVDSPFGSYGGVNKGLNADKQSMTRDFLGVGQIVRSMSESGGFQQQKQQQQQQHGNSTERVGSSSDSADRNSINVNPGGGPASSPPYGIHRASF; from the exons ATGGCtgcttcttcatcctctgcTGCTTCCTTCTTTGGAGTTCAACAAGATGATCAATCTCACATTCTTCCTCCTAATTCCTCCGCAACCGctcctcctcttcttactcACCACCAGCCACCGCAGTCTCAGCAGCCCCTTGATGCTCCACCgcagaaaaagaagagaaaccaACCAAGAACTCCAA ATTCCGATGCAGAAGTGATAGCTTTGTCTCCAAAGACACTAATGGCTACAAACAGATTCATATGTGAAGTATGCAACAAAGGGTTTCAAAGAGAACAGAACCTACAACTTCACCGAAGAGGACACAATCTTCCATGGAAACTTAAGCAGAAATCGACCAAAGAAGTGAAGAGGAAAGTGTATCTTTGTCCGGAGCCCACGTGCGTCCACCATGACCCGTCACGTGCTCTCGGAGACCTCACCGGAATCAAAAAACATTATTACCGAAAACACGGTGAAAAGAAGTGGAAATGTGAGAAATGTTCTAAGCGTTACGCTGTTCAATCGGATTGGAAAGCTCACTCCAAGACTTGTGGTACCAAAGAATATCGTTGCGACTGTGGTACACTATTCTCCCG GCGAGACAGTTTCATTACACACAGAGCCTTTTGTGACGCGTTGGCTCAAGAGAGTGCGAGGCACCCAACTTCTTTGACTTCTTTGCCAAGTCACCACTTTCCATACGGACAAAATACCAACAACTCCAACAATACTTCAAGCATGATCCTTGGTTTGTCCCACATGGGGCCCTCACAGAATCTTGATCATCAGTCCGGCGACCGTCTCCGACTCGGAAGCAGCGGAGGAGGAAGTGCAGGAGCCGCCTCACGCTCTTCCTCCGATCTCATTGCTGCAAATGCTTCGGGTTACTTCATGCAAGAGCAAAACCCTAGCTTTCATGatcaacaagaccatcatcacCAAGGGTTTTTGGCTGCAAGCAATAACATCAAGCCATCACCAATGAATTTTCAACAAAGTCTGATGCAGTTCTCACATGATAACCATAACTGTCCTTCCTCCAATGTCTTCAATCTCAGCTTCCTCTCTGGACGCAATGGAGTTGCTTCTGCTACAAGCAACCCTAATGCTGCTGCTGTTTCATCTGGCAATCTTATGATTTCTAACAATTTTGATGGGGAAAATGCTGTTCGAggcggaggaggagaaggagaaggaagtACAGGTCTCTTCCCTAACAATCTGATGACCTCGGCGGACAGAATCAGCACAGGAGCAGTGCCTTCACTCTTTAGCTCATCAATGCAAAATCCCAATTCAACAACTCACATGTCAGCCACTGCTCTTCTTCAGAAAGCTGCTCAAATTGGTTCAAGCTcgagcaacaacaacaatagtAACAATGCTTCATCGATTCTAAGAAGCTTTGGGAGTGGAATGTATGGAGAAAGCGAGAGTAGTCTTAATGATTTGATGAACTCATTCTCTAACCCAGGCGCAACGGGAAACAACGTTAATAGAGTAGATTCTCCGTTTGGTTCATACGGAGGAGTGAACAAAGGATTAAACGCTGATAAACAAAGCATGACCAGAGACTTTCTTGGGGTTGGACAGATCGTAAGAAGCATGAGTGAAAGCGGagggtttcaacaacaaaaacaacaacaacaacaacaacatgggAATAGTACAGAAAGAGTTGGCTCCTCCTCGGATTCCGCCGATAGAAACAGCATAAATGTGAATCCTGGTGGTGGTCCAGCAAGTTCACCACCCTATGGAATCCATCGTGCTAGTTTCTAG